Genomic segment of Vulpes lagopus strain Blue_001 chromosome 7, ASM1834538v1, whole genome shotgun sequence:
CCTCTCGGCGTGGATGGGCCAGCAGTCGGCCTTGTCTGGCCGGTGCCCCAGGGCACGGACCTGAGGACACTCGGGTCAGCTGCTGGGTCCGTAGAGTGTCTTCAGGCCTCCTCTACTTGTGTGGGTGCTGaggccctccctccaccccctgccccggaGTGGGAGTGCTAGGTCTAGGTGGCCCTGGGTTCATGGGGCCTCATGGTGAGTGCTCTCCTCGTTTTGCCCTTCAGGGCTGCTCTGTTTGGGGTACAACGAGGGCTGGGGAGTGTGTCATTGTGCAGGAATGTTCCCTGGGAGTgtcctttgtcctttctttttgcCCTTTAGTCTCTGGGGATGGGCTCCATCTCTTCAGGGCGGTGTGGCTCTGGCCCGCTCCAGGTCTAGCACGCAGGCCTGTGGGGCCCCAAGGTCTCAGCGAGCTGCTGTCTTCCCACAGAGTGCTGGGCTCAGGGTGACGGCCTTTCCAGCACGTGTCTCCTCTGCCCTTGCTTTCAGGGCCACCTCTGCCGGAGACGGGGTGAGGGCTTTGTCCTCTCCTGCTGGCCTGAGACACTAAGCTGcttccagggtggctcagccaccCCTCGGCCTCCATGCCCCTCGCTCCAAGGCCCCGTCCTCCTCCCACTCAGAGCCCCTCGTCCTTCTGTGTTTCCCATCAGTTAGCATGCCCTTGCCCTACCTGCCCCCGCCTCCTGTCCCACAGGCTTGGTCCCCTTGCCtcctctggggctgggggtggagctgGAGCTCCTGGGGGTGTTTATCACCTGGGGAGGGCTGCTTGTGGGTCTGGGGCACTGAGCCCAGACCAGGCGGCCACAGACCTCTACAGGTTGACTCTAGGAGGGTCAGTGGAGGCACTGTAATCCCTCCGTTGACTCTAGGAGGGTCAGTGGAGGCTGTAATCCCTCCGTCTTTCCTGTTGTCTTTGGGTGCTCCTGCTTATCTTTGTTAATGCAGCCGTCAGATGCAGTGGAGGTCttctccccaggccctccccatGAGCATAGTCCTCTGTTTCCTGGGAACGTaccctgcctggggtggggggtctctGCCAATCCATGGTTTCCTTAGCACCGCACGTATATGGTGATGGAGTACTGCGTGTGTGGCATGCAGGAGATGCTGGACAGTGTGCCGGAGAAGCGGttccctgtgtgccaggcccacGGGTAAGTGCTTGCTGCCGGGGCCCCGTGgttgcccctccctcctgtgggGGTCCCTCACGGGTCCAAGGGCTTCAAGAGCCAAGTCCTATGTtcaaacaagtcttttttttttttttttttttaatgagagaggtggatggggggcagagggagagacagtctccagcagactccctgctgagtttgGATCCttacatggggctcagtctcaggaccctgagatcacaacctgagccgaaaccaagagtcaggtggtaaaccgactgcaccacctaggcacccttcaAATGTGCTGTTCTGATCGCCAGTGAAATGGAAGCTCAGATGTGTTTTTTAAGACTCAGCTTTGGGAGATCAGCCtgtagcacagagcctggctgcTGTGGAGAGCAACCCCTCTGCATacctccctgccctgctgtgCTCACTGCTCAGGTGTAGAGACCTCTTGGTCCTTGAGAGCTCCCTGACAGTGCCCTGAACTGCCACCGGGCAGCTGGGCCTCATGGGGAGtcctgccaccctgccccctGTTGCTGGCCTGTGGTATGAGGGAATGGGGAGCTGGTAGGGTGAGCCTGGGTCCCTGGCCCCAGGGTGCGCTCCCGGGGAGGCTGCATGTGCCTGACTGATCGGAGAACACAGGCCAGGCCTTGGGCTGACGGGGGGCATAAGGAAGGGCCACCTGGTGGGGGAAGCAGCTGGGGTCCAGGGAgcccctctctgccttccccaggaGGCTCGGGTTGGAGTGGTTGTCCATTGCCCTTGTGGGGCAGGAATTGCTTGGCTTGGCCAGCATCCCTCTGGTTCCCTGTTGGGCCACCCATCCTGTCATTCCTGTTTGCCCGGCCACAAGGACCCCCACGCTGTGGTCTCCTGTCTTTGCTCCTGCTGGGTTATCCCGGGTGGCTGTTGCACTGAGGGAGACCCGATGAACGAGGCCGCAGCATCGGTGGGGGCAGGTTATGGAGGTCGTGTCCCTGCAGGTACTTCTGCCAGCTGGTAGATGGCCTGGAGTACCTGCACAGCCAGGGCATCGTGCACAAGGACATTAAGCCGGGCAACCTGCTGCTCACCACTAGCGGCACGCTCAAGATCTCCGACCTGGGTGTGGCTGAGGTGGGTGCCCGTCCTTTAAgacctggggttggggggggccccgggggctgctCCCCAAGGGCCGTTCTCTGAGGGCCGCTCCTCAAGGGCTGCCTGGCATCGCTGCAGGCCCTGCACCCCTTTGCCGAGGACGACACGTGCCGGACAAGCCAGGGCTCCCCAGCATTCCAGCCCCCTGAGATTGCCAATGGCCTGGACACCTTCTCTGGCTTTAAGGTGGACATCTGGTCGGCTGGGGTCACTCTGTAAGTGCTAATGGGCCTCAgtccccccgccctgccccctcTCAGGGGCCCCTCCTGAGCAGCGCTGAGTGGGCACCAGGGTTCTGTGGGACCCTCTCCACTGCAGAGATGCACGGGCCTCGCCCAAGCGCCGACAAACGCCGTGTCGGGCAGGCCCCAgtgggccctcccctcccctctcctctgcccctgctgcaGGGCAGCTGCTGGCCGGTGTGGTGATCCAttctacttttttacttttttgaaaggcattttatgttatgttattgTTATTTGATTGATTGGTTGTAGCTTCCACACGGGGCATTGAgtagcccagtgcagggcttgaactcacaaccctgagattgagagctGAGGGTAAGAACAAGTCGGACACTTactcaactgagctacccaggcaacccCGTATTATTTTATTGAGGGATAATTCACATACTACAACAGCCACCTCTTAAAGAGCTACAATGCAGTGGGGTTTGGTATTTTCAGAGTGGTGCAGCTACTTCCACCATCTATTCCAGAACATTCCAGTCACCCAGTATGAGGCCCCACAGGTGCGGGGGGTTTAAGGCTCCTGTGCCAGGCTGGTTCCAGGCCAGGGCCGCGGGAGAAGCCCCAACTGACCGGGCCTCTCTCCTTGCCCTCGGGGGCGAAGCTATAACATCACGACAGGCCTGTACCCGTTCGAGGGGGACAACATCTACAAGTTGTTTGAGAACATCGGGAAGGGAGACTACACGATCCCGGGTGACTGCGGGCCCCCGCTCTCGGACTTGCTGAGAGGTGAGGCCCTTGAGACGGCCCCTGTGGGGCCAGAGGTGTCGGGAAGGGGCTGATGGGGGCCTTGGGGGTGTCCTGCAGACCGCTGGCTTCTGGAGAGCTGCACCTCCTCTTGCAGCCCGGCCCTGCCCTGGCTACGGGGCCCCAGTTAGTGGAGAGCGGCGGGGGCAGGCTGACCCTTGCCTCTGAGGCTGGGAGGGGCTTGCTGGCAGCTTTAGGCCTTTGTTCCACCCTCTGCTGacactcccacccccaggaggGAAGTAGTGGCAGtaccccagccccctcccctccggAGGCCCTGGGCCTCTTCCTGCTGCATATCCCTCGCTGTGCGGCAGGGGGCGCCGTCCGTCCACAGCAGCGAGGCCGTCCAATTGGGCCCACCAGATGGCGGGGCACAGCTGGCCTCCTGacgtggggctcctggggctcggGCCTGTTCCGCTGAcctggtggtggtgatggcacACGTGCACGCCCCTAACTCCCAAGTGTCCCTGGTACCTGACAGGCTGCCTCGGGTTCCGCTCGGGCGTGCAGGGAGGAGCTCACGGGGAGCCCTCAGTCCTCCCCCAGACCGTGTGTAGTAGAAACCGTAGATCCTGTGACCCCAGAAGTCCTTGAGAGTTTTCTGATAACGGAGTCAGGGTGTTGGTTACGTTTTGGTGAGAGTGAAGCAGAGCAGGAGCTGGTCGGCTGGGCCCCCGGGCGCGGGCTGTGGCCCCGGGAGCTGGCCCGGCAGGTGCGGCCCTGCCCCCGTCCCCCgggccctgccccagcctgccTGCGGCTGGGCCCTGGTGTCCCTTCCGTCTCCCAGCTGTTGTCGCGTCCGTCCTCGAGTGCACCCCCAGCACAGCCCTGGGCCCTGAGGGCCGctctgcggggggcgggggggcaccgTGGAGACCGGCCCGGGGCAGTCGGGCTCTTTCTCAGCGGGCGCCGGCTGGCTGGGGTTTTCTCTAAACGAAGCTTCGTTTGCTCGGTTCGTTACTGCACTAAGTCTTGTCGGGGCTGGAAACCCCCGTCGGGCTGATGACACACCCCCAGTCCGCGTCCCGGTCCCCAGGGCAGGCAGCGCGGCTCCATCCTTTCCTGCACGAGGGCCTTTGCCCTGAGGCTGAGGGCGCCGGCCCGCGGTGTGCACCTGCGCTGCAGCCAAGCCTGCGCCAGGGCCTTAGTGTTGGGGTGCTCGCTCCCGAGGCTCTTCCCAGAGCCCGGGCTGGGCGGGCTGGCTCCCTGTGGCTCCTAGAGCACCACCCTGGCCCTCAGGCCTGATGTCGGTCCTCCTGCCTGAGCACTGAGCACTGAGGCCACGACCCACAATCTTACCTCCTCTTCTGCCCCACTCAGACCTTCAGGTTTTTGAGCCCCCGGCTCTCCAAATCGCCACGCATGTCCTGAGATCAAAGCTGCCCTCCACGTGGGTGAGGTGCAGAGCTCTCGGAGCTGTACCCCTCACCCCCCCATCATGCTTGGGAAGCTCCACCCTCCCCCGTGGAAGGGGGAAGCAGAAGCTGCGGGCTCCAGGGTAGGACCTGCCCCTGGCGCCGCGCTTGCATGAACATCCGCCGCGTGTTGCCTCATGGCCTCCCGTTCTCTCCTGCTGTCTCAGGGCCCGTGGGGTCCTGGCTAGGAATGCTGGTCACCAGCATCACCGGCCTGCTGGCCCGTGCCGACAGACAGCAGGCCTGCCCGCGTGCTTCGTCGGCCTCCGGCCCGTGGGCAGGTTGTGCATCCTGGGATGGGACTGTGCTGTGTGAACAGCATTCCCCGTCCTTTGGCCATCTTCCCGCCATCCCCATGGCCTGCGGCTTTGCTGCTTTCTGCTGGGCGGCCCCGTGGGGCGCAGGGCCCAGACAGCCCCTCTTGGtgtggcagggcctggggctggacTCCGCGCTGTGCCCCACGCCAGGTCAGCCTGTTGGtggaggccaggcctgggcagggtcgtggaggggtggggctggaggggctccACTCACACTTGGCAGCGGCGCCGCCTCCTGGGGGTGCCCTCTGCACACGGGCTGGGGTAGGTCGGGGGCTGCGTGCCCAGCGCTCACTCCCCGCGGCCCGCTGCTCTTCCGTCAGGGATGCTGGAGTACGAGCCAGCCAGGAGGTTCTCCATCCAGCAGATCAGACAACACAGGTGAGCGTCCCTGTGGGGTCCTCGTGGTGGGGACGGGGATGGGGGCCCTTTCTGGCCCTCGGTCTCCTGCGTCCCGAGGACAAGAGCTGTGCAGGGGGCTGGGCGGGCCCGCAGACCACCTGACTGGCTGACTTCCACAGCTGGTTCCGGAAGAAGCACCCGCCGGCCGAGGAGCTGGTGCCCATCCCGCCGAGCACAGACTGCAAGGACCGCTGGCGCGGCATGACGGTGGTGCCCTACCTGGAGGACCTGCACGGCTGTGCCGATGACAACGGGGAGGAGGACCTGTTCGATATCGAGGACGACATCATCTACACTCAGGACTTCACGGTGCCCGGTGAGTCTGGCAGCCGCAGGTGCCTTGTAGCTTGGCCTCGGCGTCCGCCTGCCCCATGGCAGAGGTCACGTCCCCGCTGGCCCCGACCTGACCTCAGCCCCGGAGGGCCTGCCGCCGGCATGCATAGCTCTGGGGGTTGTGGCCGGCTCTCCCCTCCACCTCAGAGGCAGGTGGGGATCTGGGGATCCTGGAGGGCAGAGGCCACCAGGGCGCCCTCCTATGCCCTGGGGGTGCACACCACGTCCTGCCAGGTGGCGAGAGATGGGGGAAGCCCTCTGATGGCCCCGAGAGGGTCCAGTGGCCCTTCTGGTGCCTGGCTGCCCACCCTGACGCATGTCGCCTTGCTTCCCCAGGTGGCGAGGAGGCGTCTGAGGCAGGGcttagagaggagagaggcacgCAGAAGAGCCAGTGCTCAGAACTTTCTGGAGAGGAAGCTGAGGCCGGGGGCGCAGAGGAGCTCAAGGCCTTAGTGTAGTGctgccctgccccttgcccccccAGTGCTGCCCGGTGCCTCAGAGGCCAGGCCTCAGCACCCCCCCCGACCCTCACTGACCCTGCCAGGTATCTGAGGGAGGCCAGGGCCGCTGCCCCTGCTGCCCGAGCATACCCCCCACTCCCAGTGTTCGCTGTTCTGCTCTGGGGCCCGTTTGGCAGGTTCCCATCATAAAGGTTTGCCCCACTGCGTGTGTGTGGGTGATACTTGCTTCCCTTTCCCTGGCTTGTTTGCCAAGCGTTAGGTTTTTATTGTAGAAAAATGGGTGTATGAGGGTGGCCTGTGGTGGGTGGGGCCCCTGGGAACACCCCACTCGGCAGTAGTGCTGGGCGCCCAGGGCTCTTTTCCTGGCAGAGCCAGGCAGGGTTCATGCATCCATGCCTGCAGGGGATATGCTGGGGGGTCCGTGGTGCCCGTCCCAGCCAGCTGCAGGGCCATGGCGAAGCTGGCACCTGCTGGACCCCAGGGTGCTGCAGCTTTGGCTCAGCCGTTTCCCTACAGGGTCCTGGGGCCCCGAGTCCTGGCCCTGGAAGCCCTGGCCTTTTAGAGGCCTGTTCCCCATCTAGAACAGGAATGAGGTGTTGGCGTCAGGTCCTCAGGAGTGACCCCTGCCGGCGGGCCATCCGCTGTCCCAGCAAGGTGGAGTGAGGACCCGGACAGATCCCCAGAGCCTCGCCAGACCGCTGACTGCCGATACTGGCTCAGCCTGTGTGAGAGGCCAGGGCGGCCTTCCGTGGCTGCGGACGGCTCTccaggctggaggcagatgcCTGGCCCGACGCAGTTGTGCTCCGGGACCGGGGCTACCTACTCTGACCTCTCGTGGGTCCTCAGTGAGCTGTGCTGGGCCCACGTCCCCTCTTTGCTCCAGTCCCGGTGGTGTGGTCACCCTCAGAGGCTCTCACTGCTTAGCCTTGGACTCCTGGGACTATCCCCACTGTGCAGAGCTGCCGCCCACCTGAAAGCTGGGTGCTGGGCATTGGACCTTGGTGGGTGGTTGTGGACGATGCCCCGGCCCTTTGAGGATAAAGAGGCCAgatccccagcccagccccccaccAGCCATAGTTGCTGTGCCAGTGGCTGGGCTCCGGGTGGTCCATGCAGAGCTGCAGTACCCAATGCCCACTGGGCCCCTCCTCCATCAGAGCAGCCCacctgaccccctccccccccaagaGCTCTCCCTGCCAGGAACCCGTCATCAGTGAGGCGCTCTGACCTAGGATGCTGCCTGTGTGCATTGGGGTGGCTCAGGGCAAGAGCCTAGAGACTGCTGAGTCAGATACCGGGGACCGATGGCCTAGAGGGGGCTCTGCTGGAGAAGAGGTGGACTGCAGGCGGCTGGGGGCAGCTTCCCACTCGTGTCCCGGGAGCGCGGGCTCTGGGCAGCAGGCCGATTTTCTTTGTCAACTGAATGAGCCCCATGGGCCTGGGGGGTTGGCTGACCCCTGCACGCCTTCCTGCCCCCGTACCTCAGAGCATAGGAACGCAGCCAGGCCCGTGGCCCCCGGATGCCAGCAGGGGCTGTTGCTGCCTGGTAGCAGGTAGGGGCACGGCAGGCCCCGGGCTCTGATCTCTGCATTCCGTGCCCAGTACGGGGAGGTGAGGCTGGCCTAAAGGGGAAAGCTGAGTATTGCGCACCTGGCCGGAGCCCagcccctcccaacccccacgGGGGCCCACTGAGGCCTGGCCTCCACACAGGTGAGCgggcccagcccagagccctgtgCCCCAGGACCCTGGTCCCTCACCATGtgctggggtggagggtgagtGGGGCAGCCCACGCCCACCTGAGTGCAGAAACATGGTCACACGTGAGCAGGCAGGTGAGCGTGGGCTGGGCCCCGGCCTTGGCTGGCCAGCTCTGAGGCCCTTGCTCCCTCCAGCTGGATGAGGGGCCCTGCAGGCAGGCCCTGGGCGGGGCGGGTGGGGCAGGCGGTGGAGGGGCcgtgcagggtggggtgggggtgggggcagggtgttGGTGTTGGGCCCCTACCAGCCCACATTCGCCCTCTCCCTCCTAGGACAGGTCCCAGAGGAGGAGGCTGGTCAGAACGGGCAGAGCCGGGGCCCCCCCAAGGTGGTGTGCATGAACGGCACAGAGTCGGCCCAGCTGAGCACCAAATCGAAGGTGGAGCGCCGGGCCAGCGCTGCCTCCAACCCCACCCGCAAGGCCTGCTCAGCCAGCAGCAAGATCCGCCGGCTGTCGGCCTGCAAGCAGCAGTGAGGGTGGCTGCCCACAGGTAGGCTGCTGTGGGCACCCGTTGAGGGGGACACCTGGGATCTGGGTCGGAGGGAGAAGAGGACACTGGCCATTCGGGTGGGGGTTGGGCAGCAGCTGCCACATGCAGGCGGGGGGGGCCCCCCACTCGGCCTGTCCAGCCAGCCGTGGGTGATGCTGGACTCAGCCCAGAGGCATAGGAGGCACCGCATGGGTGTGTGGGTCTTCGGTTTGGCCCAGGCTGTCACCCCGGTGACTCCCCCTCTGGGTTgcccctgcccgcccctgcctgcccctgcccgccccaGTCCAAGAaggtgtgtgtggtggggcaTCAGGCCCATGGGTGCTGGAGACCCATCATCTGCTCAGGGTGCAGGCGGGGTACCTTCTCCCAGGgagctgcccgccccccccccggccctgcaGTGCTTACCTGCCAGCATCACAACCAGCCAGGCGGTTTGGGAGGCTCCCAGGCCGGGCTTCCTCTGTGGAGGGTGGTGCTTGACTCGACCGGGCAGGGAGTGAACTATGGGGTGGCGGGCGCCTGGCCTCTCTGGACATCTCACAGCCCCGTATGagcaggcctcagtttccctagccTACAGcgggcccagggtggggggtgcctCCTGGGATGCAGAGCATGTGTGCTGGCCCGGGAGTGACCGGTCTGTTCCTCCGCAGCCCGTCTCATGGACCCCCAGCCAGGTGCCACAGCCCAGGTTCTCAGCCTTCCCGCCGACCGCTGGCCCAGGCCTGCCGCCCAGGAAGGCCACCACCGCACCCTCCTTGCCGACCGCCCCTCGGGAAGCCGGGGGCCCTGGAGGGCCGTGGCTGGGGACAGCAGGGACTGAGGTCTGGCTGCCTCTTCATGGCCAGTGGACACGACCTCCTGTTGACTTTGCAGCCCTGGGCCGAGCCCCTTCCccgggcccggggaggagggagagagccgGCGAGTGGGCCCTGTGGGAAGCCCTTGCCATGCACTTTATGTTCAGACTACTGGTTCTCGCCCCACCCCGACTTCTTTTTACTCCGCTCCACGTTAGCGCCTCCCACACCTAGTGATGTGTTCAGACCACAGCCACAGCAGGAGCCGGTATGGAGAACAGGCCTGCCAGCCAGGATGCATGCCCAGAGCCCAGGGGAGCCAGGCGGCtgccttgtttttgttgtttggttggttttttctttttttaagaaaaaaataaagcaggtggATTTGAGCTGTGGTTGTGAAGGGTGTTTGGGAGTTGTTGGGTGGCAAGATGTCCTGCGGGCTGGGGATCTGAGTTCAAGCCTGGGCCCCTTGCGTGGCCCTCCCAGCTCAGGAGCAGACTGGGGTCTGCAGGTCTGGCGGGTGGCGGGACCCGGGCCGTGCTGGACATCAGTCCCCTCGGTGGCGGCCAGCGTCCCTCTcgcagccccagggccccccaggccGCAGCGCAGCCGCTAGGACCTGACTGCGGGCCCCGACCCTCTTGCTAAGGTCTCTATGCGCCTGAGTCCCCAGAGAAAACCCGGACTAAGGAGTGTGCAGTCAATATTTATAATCCACCAGAAAACACGAGAAACTCCATCACTGGATGGTACACAGACGGCACGAAGctccgggggcggcgggcggggcggctcGGCCGTGGGCGCGGGCTGCCCCATCTTTTGGCAATAAATAAAGCTTGGGAAACTTGAAACCTTGGCCGTTGGGGTGTTGTGTGTCTCCAGACGCTAACGAGTCCCGGCAGCTCTTTGGACGGTGCGaccgcggcgggcgggcggcccaCTCATGctcggggcgggcgggcgggggcggcttATTGCtcggagggggcgcgggggggcgcggacTGCCGCGAGCACATGCCGCGGTGAGGTAAACAGCTTCGGGGGGCGGTGCCCCCGCCCGCGGGCTCCGTGGGCCGCCGGGGCTGTCCGGCTGCGCCCCACGCCAGCCTGCCCGCCCCCTCCGGTCCGCCCCCCAGGAGAGGCCGCGGGGCTGAGCGCCTGGGGCCCCGAGGCGAGTGCGAGTGGCGGGCCCGCGGGCTCAGGCCGGGGCTTAGGCCGGGCCGTGGTCGGGAGACGTGGGCGCGGCGGCCACGGCCagcgcaggggcaggggccgcggCGAGGGGCTGGGCGCCGCGCGGCGGGAACAGTCTGTCCTCGAGGCCGGCCGCCAGCTTGTCCAGCAGCGTCCCCGGgggcccgccgccgccgggctccTCCTCGATGACCGGGATGGCGGGGATGGCGGGCACGGCAGGGTCCTCGCCCGCGCGACCCTCGGGCGGGCAGTCGACGCTGTCGCCGCGGCGCAGGGGCGCGCGTGGGGGGCGCGGGTCGGGGCCGAAGGGGGCCGCGGGCGCGGTGGGGACGGCGCGCGCCCCGGGGTCGCTGTGCTGCCGGCCGCGCTGCCACTGCTTGCGCgcgtgcgggtgcgggtgcgctCGGGCGCGGTGGCGGGCGGCGCAGGGCAGCGCGTCGTCGAAGTGCGGGTCGTGGCGCAGGAACTCGTGGAAGAGCGCGTCCGTCTTCTCGTCGATGCTGTAGtcgcggcgcggggcgcggcggggccagGCGCGCGggctgcggggccgggcgggcgcctCGGTGGACGCCGGCGCCGCCTCGAAGCTGCTGCCCACGGTGGTCGTGCGGCCGGCGCTGGTGAAGGACGAGCGCCTCTCGGACGCGCTGGGGAGCCCGTCCTCGCCCACGCCGCGGCCCTCGATGCTGGCGTAGCCGCTGTCCATCTGCAGCAGCTTCCGCGGCCCTCCCGCCTCGCTGTCCGCGGGCCGTGGCGGGGGCGGCGGCGACGGCGACGGCGGCGGGAACGTGGGCGCGGCGGTcccggagcccgagcccgagcccgagctgTCGCCGCTGCGCACCGAGTCGCGGTCGTTGCCGCTGCTGCTGTGGTCCGAGGCGGCAGCCGCGTGCAGCTCGAGGGAGGCGCGCAGGCTCCAGATGTCCCGGTAGCTGGTCTGGGCCTGCTCGGGGCCCGAGTCCCGCTCACCGTCAGATTCCTGCTGCTCGCCCGCGCCGCTGCGCTCTTGGGGGGACTCGGGGCTCGCTCCTCCCGCGGCGCCCGCCTCCTCGGCTGCCTCTAGCCTGCAAGCCAGGCCGCAGCAGTCAAGGCTGGGCGCGCCCCTGCGTTTTCTCCCCAGCCGCCCTGACTCTGGGTCTGGAAGGGGGGCACGGGTGGGGACCCCCTAGTTTGGCCAGGCTCTGCGGAAAAggagttcttttaaaataagcgCGGCCAGTCCCTGCTGCGGGGTATGCGTCCCGGTAAACCTGAGCCTTCCCGGCACCTGCTTTTTGACCAGGTCATGTTTTTACAGCGTCTGACCCGAGCACCTGCTGGCCTTGCAGACGGCAGCTCCTGCCCTAGACACACTGAACACTCTCCCGTGAAGCTCTCTCCCTAACGTCTCGGCGTAGAAGGGATTGGCCGTGGGCGGACCGGACCAGGTGTAGTCCTGCTCAGCCTCTGCTCCTGGGCTCCAGCACCCTGCTACCCCCAGCCACTAGGAGTAGGGGGGTGCTGCTGGCAGAAGGGGTCACAGGTTCTGAGAAGGGGCGTTTCAATGGCTCGGGAGCACGGGCAGGCGGGAAGGAGCGCAGGGGCACCGCAGAGCGCGTTGGGCCGTGGATTCCACCAAGAAGCAGTAACATCCAAGCAGGTGCACGCCCCCGGCAGCCCTAACTGGGCGGGCATCCCGTCCTGGGGACCCTGTGGCCATCATcctgggccccacctgcccctctATCCTTACCCTGTCCCCCCCTGTTCCCCTCTTCTGACGCATGCTGGAGAGGTGGCCCCAGCAAGGCAGCTTCCAGGGGGCATAGCGGAAGGGGGGAACGGGACGTGTCTGCAGGGTGGGGAGAGCCCCCCCCAGGGCAATGTGGGGGGCACTGGGTGCGGCCAGGGCCCACAGGTCCACCCCTAGCACTTCTATCTACTAAAAAATACCTGCCgagagtgggggatgggctggtggggctggccagaaaggggtgggggggcgggaagGCCACAGTGTCGCCTGCGCTGGCGATGTACTGGATGAAGTCCATGTGGGGGGCGTCGCCCTCCTCCTGCTCCGTGCTCTCACTGGCTGCCCGTTGCCGCTGGAAGTGGTGCCGCTTGGGGGAGCCTGTACAGGGAACACACGTCAGCCGTCAGCCGGCTTAAGTCCCCAGCTGCCCGGGGCCCCACTCCCACCCTAGACCAGCAGGCACCAGCCTGGGCCAGGTGAGCGTACACCCGGCATGCAGGCGCAGGGAAGAGCCAGAGCAGGTG
This window contains:
- the LOC121494341 gene encoding voltage-dependent calcium channel beta subunit-associated regulatory protein isoform X1; this encodes MILGALAGQRALEPSRPVPRPDAAHALHGHRRQRRGHGRADLEVGQRHRQPHRGARPGGGQLRAAGGGRVAVRGRLAGGAVGGAAAVQALLGGAPAPRQGHRGSREDHHHLPGRRRPPSPRLGAARFRLISVSLEPTHPDFRGEDPEGQDAETERFLSTSSTGRRVSFNEAALFEQSRKSQDKGRRYTLTEGDFHHLKNARLTHLHLPPLKIITIHECDLGEASATPPPHAVTAPKANLAIFQPPGKALTGRSVGPSSALPGDPYSSAVGPADFEISPLASSDCGEGTRVRAPERPPPSLPPSRTEPDAGTRSAMAVGPGATSGPGEAGSGSGAGPVLQFFTRLRRHASLDGASPYFKVKKWKLDPSQRASSLDTRGSPKRHHFQRQRAASESTEQEEGDAPHMDFIQYIASAGDTVAFPPPHPFLASPTSPSPTLGRLEAAEEAGAAGGASPESPQERSGAGEQQESDGERDSGPEQAQTSYRDIWSLRASLELHAAAASDHSSSGNDRDSVRSGDSSGSGSGSGTAAPTFPPPSPSPPPPPRPADSEAGGPRKLLQMDSGYASIEGRGVGEDGLPSASERRSSFTSAGRTTTVGSSFEAAPASTEAPARPRSPRAWPRRAPRRDYSIDEKTDALFHEFLRHDPHFDDALPCAARHRARAHPHPHARKQWQRGRQHSDPGARAVPTAPAAPFGPDPRPPRAPLRRGDSVDCPPEGRAGEDPAVPAIPAIPVIEEEPGGGGPPGTLLDKLAAGLEDRLFPPRGAQPLAAAPAPALAVAAAPTSPDHGPA
- the LOC121494341 gene encoding voltage-dependent calcium channel beta subunit-associated regulatory protein isoform X4, producing MQPTPSMATAASAAATAALTSRWDNATGSPTAEPDPVGDNYVLLVVVVSLFVGGSLVVLSGVLLLCRRCWEVHRRLDRATEEAEKTTTTYLDDGAHPAQDPDFRGEDPEGQDAETERFLSTSSTGRRVSFNEAALFEQSRKSQDKGRRYTLTEGDFHHLKNARLTHLHLPPLKIITIHECDLGEASATPPPHAVTAPKANLAIFQPPGKALTGRSVGPSSALPGDPYSSAVGPADFEISPLASSDCGEGTRVRAPERPPPSLPPSRTEPDAGTRSAMAVGPGATSGPGEAGSGSGAGPVLQFFTRLRRHASLDGASPYFKVKKWKLDPSQRASSLDTRGSPKRHHFQRQRAASESTEQEEGDAPHMDFIQYIASAGDTVAFPPPHPFLASPTSPSPTLGRLEAAEEAGAAGGASPESPQERSGAGEQQESDGERDSGPEQAQTSYRDIWSLRASLELHAAAASDHSSSGNDRDSVRSGDSSGSGSGSGTAAPTFPPPSPSPPPPPRPADSEAGGPRKLLQMDSGYASIEGRGVGEDGLPSASERRSSFTSAGRTTTVGSSFEAAPASTEAPARPRSPRAWPRRAPRRDYSIDEKTDALFHEFLRHDPHFDDALPCAARHRARAHPHPHARKQWQRGRQHSDPGARAVPTAPAAPFGPDPRPPRAPLRRGDSVDCPPEGRAGEDPAVPAIPAIPVIEEEPGGGGPPGTLLDKLAAGLEDRLFPPRGAQPLAAAPAPALAVAAAPTSPDHGPA
- the LOC121494341 gene encoding voltage-dependent calcium channel beta subunit-associated regulatory protein isoform X5, with protein sequence MQPTPSMATAASAAATAALTSRWDNATGSPTAEPDPVGDNYVLLVVVVSLFVGGSLVVLSGVLLLCRRCWEVHRRLDRATEEAEKTTTTYLDDGAHPAQDPDFRGEDPEGQDAETERFLSTSSTGRRVSFNEAALFEQSRKSQDKGRRYTLTEGDFHHLKNARLTHLHLPPLKIITIHECDLGEASATPPPHAVTAPKANLAIFQPPGKALTGRSVGPSSALPGDPYSSAVGPADFEISPLASSDCGEGTRPDAGTRSAMAVGPGATSGPGEAGSGSGAGPVLQFFTRLRRHASLDGASPYFKVKKWKLDPSQRASSLDTRGSPKRHHFQRQRAASESTEQEEGDAPHMDFIQYIASAGDTVAFPPPHPFLASPTSPSPTLGRLEAAEEAGAAGGASPESPQERSGAGEQQESDGERDSGPEQAQTSYRDIWSLRASLELHAAAASDHSSSGNDRDSVRSGDSSGSGSGSGTAAPTFPPPSPSPPPPPRPADSEAGGPRKLLQMDSGYASIEGRGVGEDGLPSASERRSSFTSAGRTTTVGSSFEAAPASTEAPARPRSPRAWPRRAPRRDYSIDEKTDALFHEFLRHDPHFDDALPCAARHRARAHPHPHARKQWQRGRQHSDPGARAVPTAPAAPFGPDPRPPRAPLRRGDSVDCPPEGRAGEDPAVPAIPAIPVIEEEPGGGGPPGTLLDKLAAGLEDRLFPPRGAQPLAAAPAPALAVAAAPTSPDHGPA